One window of Streptomyces sp. NBC_00273 genomic DNA carries:
- a CDS encoding DUF1844 domain-containing protein, with product MTDATPPTEPTADGAPDYDTMTRDIADVPAVEVITTVAVHLLSAAAVNLGLDKPDSEHKDLDEARKLITALAGLVTASATEISSFHAAPLRDGLKSLQLAFREASIVPDEPGQGPGEKFTGPVFG from the coding sequence ATGACTGACGCGACACCCCCCACCGAACCCACTGCCGACGGCGCCCCCGACTACGACACCATGACCCGCGACATCGCGGACGTGCCCGCCGTCGAGGTGATCACCACGGTGGCCGTGCACCTGCTGAGCGCCGCGGCGGTCAACCTGGGCCTGGACAAGCCGGACTCCGAGCACAAGGACCTCGACGAGGCCCGCAAGCTGATCACGGCCCTGGCCGGCCTGGTCACCGCGAGCGCCACCGAGATCAGCTCCTTCCACGCCGCCCCGCTGCGCGACGGCCTGAAGTCGCTCCAGCTGGCCTTCCGCGAAGCCTCGATCGTGCCGGACGAGCCGGGGCAGGGGCCGGGCGAGAAGTTCACGGGTCCCGTCTTCGGCTGA